Proteins encoded by one window of Lepeophtheirus salmonis chromosome 3, UVic_Lsal_1.4, whole genome shotgun sequence:
- the LOC121114819 gene encoding uncharacterized protein isoform X1, whose protein sequence is MGSSERLHLRWNDFESNIKLGFSELRKEEEFFDVTLACGSKQIKAHKVILSACSPFFRSIIKSVPHQHPLLYLRGIKFNYMESLLCFMYNGEVNVTQEELKNFLAVAEELKIKGLSQNQSLQSPSINEEAHLPPNKRPRIVNKVDLSSPRANITRENSSPVISKESTCQTHVSSKHYSQPTITIEDDEIQDITPITEDKKYVVNNSMTIPDKPQEVDDSLHKEEFIEDQNEYESASGDFCYDEEESITDHDLSGAPGPSGTSIPLDENKELNEKLNAEINRLIKRTPDGVYQCISCKKTTKRLQNLQFHIESMHVITDGFECHLCGTILKTRQYYQKHMKKHERSPKYIQTR, encoded by the exons atGGGGTCCTCAGAGCGCCTACATCTTAGATGGAATGACTTTGAGTCGAACATAAAGTTAGGTTTTTCTGAGCTCCGAAAAGAGGAAGAGTTCTTCGATGTTACTTTGGCTTGTGGATCAAAGCAGATTAAGGCACATAAGGTGATACTAAGTGCTTGCTCTCCTTTTTTCCGATCTATCATTAAGTCAGTACCTCATCAACATCCTTTGCTCTATTTGCGAGgcattaaattcaattatatggAGTCACTACTCTGTTTTATGTACAATGGAGAGGTAAATGTAACGCAGGAGGAGCTAAAAAACTTTCTGGCAGTAGCTGAAGAACTCAAAATCAAGGGACTCTCTCAGAATCAATCATTACAATCTCCTTCAATAAATGAGGAAGCCCATCTTCCACCTAATAAAAGACCTCGCATTGTTAATAAGGTCGATTTGTCTTCTCCAAGGGCCAATATTACAAGGGAAAATTCTTCTCCCGTAATTTCTAAAGAAAGTACTTGCCAAACTCATGTTTCATCAAAGCATTATTCTCAACCAACTATTACAATCGAGGACGATGAAATCCAAGATATAACCCCAATCACTGAAGACAAGAAATATGTTGTTAACAATTCTATGACCATCCCTGATAAACCACAAGAAGTAGATGATAGTTTGCACAAAGAAGAATTTATTGAGGATCAAAATGAATATGAATCTGCGTCAGGAGACTTTTGTTATGACGAAGAAGAATCAATAACTGATCATGATCTTTCAGGGGCCCCCGGACCGTCAGGCACTTCAATACCTCTCGATGAAAATAAAG AACTGAACGAAAAATTAAATGCAGAAATTAATAGACTTATAAAAAGAACACCTGATGGTGTTTATCAGTGTATTTCATGTAAGAAGACTACAAAGCGTTTACAGAATCTTCAGTTTCATATCGAGTCAATGCACGTTATTACAGATGGATTTGAATGTCATCTTTGTGGTACTATACTCAAAACACGACAATACTATCAAAAACATATGAAAAAGCACGAAAGATctccaaaatatattcaaacacgttaa
- the LOC121114819 gene encoding uncharacterized protein isoform X2 has translation MGSSERLHLRWNDFESNIKLGFSELRKEEEFFDVTLACGSKQIKAHKVILSACSPFFRSIIKSVPHQHPLLYLRGIKFNYMESLLCFMYNGEVNVTQEELKNFLAVAEELKIKGLSQNQSLQSPSINEEAHLPPNKRPRIVNKVDLSSPRANITRENSSPVISKESTCQTHVSSKHYSQPTITIEDDEIQDITPITEDKKYVVNNSMTIPDKPQEVDDSLHKEEFIEDQNEYESASGDFCYDEEESITDHDLSGAPGPSGTSIPLDENKVLEEKIINFLIYTKITRALKNIYAI, from the exons atGGGGTCCTCAGAGCGCCTACATCTTAGATGGAATGACTTTGAGTCGAACATAAAGTTAGGTTTTTCTGAGCTCCGAAAAGAGGAAGAGTTCTTCGATGTTACTTTGGCTTGTGGATCAAAGCAGATTAAGGCACATAAGGTGATACTAAGTGCTTGCTCTCCTTTTTTCCGATCTATCATTAAGTCAGTACCTCATCAACATCCTTTGCTCTATTTGCGAGgcattaaattcaattatatggAGTCACTACTCTGTTTTATGTACAATGGAGAGGTAAATGTAACGCAGGAGGAGCTAAAAAACTTTCTGGCAGTAGCTGAAGAACTCAAAATCAAGGGACTCTCTCAGAATCAATCATTACAATCTCCTTCAATAAATGAGGAAGCCCATCTTCCACCTAATAAAAGACCTCGCATTGTTAATAAGGTCGATTTGTCTTCTCCAAGGGCCAATATTACAAGGGAAAATTCTTCTCCCGTAATTTCTAAAGAAAGTACTTGCCAAACTCATGTTTCATCAAAGCATTATTCTCAACCAACTATTACAATCGAGGACGATGAAATCCAAGATATAACCCCAATCACTGAAGACAAGAAATATGTTGTTAACAATTCTATGACCATCCCTGATAAACCACAAGAAGTAGATGATAGTTTGCACAAAGAAGAATTTATTGAGGATCAAAATGAATATGAATCTGCGTCAGGAGACTTTTGTTATGACGAAGAAGAATCAATAACTGATCATGATCTTTCAGGGGCCCCCGGACCGTCAGGCACTTCAATACCTCTCGATGAAAATAAAG tcttggaagaaaaaatcatcaattttcttatttatacaaaGATCACTCGagctctaaaaaatatatatgcaatataa
- the LOC139904982 gene encoding uncharacterized protein has product MGTVKILYNFIEGSPKRSAIYKSVKITSKDEEHAKVMTLKNQSATRWSLRYDAVHAVSLGMVRIMNTLIIMRKDKDTLSSSTATSLLNSIFSHEFIFGIELLKTLLRHTSSLSDELQGRKVDLTKARKHVNLVIRTLEDLKNEKIFESIWKLAELKSSEMKSVFDQEDSIDLEFKEAKIPRRIKWKGATESYFRETHFDVAINKIVLELESRFATDDTNITMDLIAIVNDSEVETCVIERVAKHYRLELEQLQSDHTIFQQFKADIDTEDMVSSQIAAELISSGVFRLMPSYTR; this is encoded by the exons atggggacagtaaaaattttatacaacttcattgaagggtcaccaaagaggtcagcaatctacaagtcggtgaagataacaagtaaagatgaggagcatgccaaggtgatgaccctgaagaaccagtctgctacccgctggagtctccgctacgatgctgtacatgctgtatctctagggatggtcagaatcatgaataccctcataataatgagaaaagataaagatacattgtcgagttcaacagcaacttctctgctcaacagcatctttagtcacgaatttattttcggcattgaactgttgaagacactcctcagacacacatctagcttgtcagatgaacttcaaggtagaaaggttgacctaacaaaggcccggaaacacgtcaacctagtgattaggactcttgaagatcttaagaatgagaaaatctttgaatcaatctggaaacttgctgagttgaagtcgtctgagatgaaatcagtatttgaccaggaggactcaattgatttggaattcaaggaggcgaagattccaaggagaataaagtggaaaggagcaactgaatcctacttccgtgaaacacatttcgatgttgcaatcaataagattgtattagagcttgagagcagatttgccaccgacgatacaaacatcacaatggatctcattgcaatcgtgaatgacagtgaagtggagacctgtgtcattgagcgtgtcgccaagcactacagacttgaactcgagcagctccagtcagaccatacaatcttccagcaattcaag gcagatattgacacagaagacatggtttcgtcacaaattgctgcggagttaataagctcgggagtgttccgcctgatgccgagctatacaaggtga